One segment of Kogia breviceps isolate mKogBre1 chromosome 14, mKogBre1 haplotype 1, whole genome shotgun sequence DNA contains the following:
- the MSLN gene encoding LOW QUALITY PROTEIN: mesothelin (The sequence of the model RefSeq protein was modified relative to this genomic sequence to represent the inferred CDS: inserted 2 bases in 1 codon), which translates to MALQTAQPHLGSCGTPTHGSLFLLLSLGVLSPGQVPLIPEKCPESRQGVFTPWLQRDLSWQRPEVTVILPRAQWGTEKKACPPGRKAQVVDENLVFYKEWELEACVDGALLAAQMDQVNLVPFTCQRLHIFKRKLDEFYPQGYPESLIQHLRYFFLWVTPEDIHRWNVTSLETVKSLLKVSQGHGMDAQVAALIARYVAGRGQLDKATLDTLATFPATYLCLLSPEQLGFMQLNIVWATRPQDLDTCSPRQMAVLYPKAHIAFQNMSGSEYFTRIKPYLGGAPTVXLRALSQQNINMDVATFKKLQREAVLPLTIAEVQKLLDANLVGLKAEEGNSPLWDWISWQSQEDLGSLGLGLYGGTPNGYLVLDFNVREASSGGPHLLRLGPGPVLTVTPSLLLALILN; encoded by the exons ATGGCCTTGCAGACTGCTCAACCCCACCTGGGGTCCTGTGGGACTCCCACCCACGGcagcctcttcctccttctcagcCTCG GTGTCCTGAGTCCTGGGCAGGTGCCCCTGATTCCAGAGAAGTGTCCTGAATCTCGGCAG GGTGTCTTTACCCCATGGCTGCAACGGGACCTGTCCTGGCAGCGGCCTGAGGTGACCGTCATCCTTCCGAGGGCCCAGTGGGGCACAGAGA AGAAGGCCTGCCCCCCGGGGCGGAAGGCCCAAGTGGTGGATGAAAACCTTGTCTTTTACAAGGAGTGGGAGCTGGAGGCTTGTGTGGACGGAGCCCTGCTGGCCGCTCAGATGGACCAGGTGAACCTGGTGCCCTTCACCTGCCAGCGGCTGCACATTTTCAAGCGCAAATTGGATGAG TTCTACCCACAGGGGTACCCTGAGTCCCTCATCCAGCACCTGAGGTACTTCTTCCTTTGGGTGACCCCCGAGGACATCCACAGGTGGAATGTGACTTCCCTGGAGACTGTGAAATCTCTGCTCAAAGTCAGCCAAGGGCATGGGATGGATGCTCAG GTGGCCGCCCTCATTGCCCGCTATGTAGCGGGAAGGGGCCAGCTGGACAAGGCCACACTGGACACCCTGGCCACCTTCCCTGCTACCTACCTGTGCCTCCTCAgcccggagcagctgggcttcatgcagctcaacattgtTTG GGCGACCAGGCCCCAGGACCTGGACACATGCAGCCCACGGCAGATGGCTGTCCTCTACCCCAAGGCCCACATCGCCTTCCAGAACATGAGCGGGTCTGAATACTTCACAAGGATCAAGCCCTACCTGG GTGGGGCCCCCACGGT CCTGCGGGCTCTCAGTCAGCAAAACATAAACATGGATGTGGCCACATTCAAGAAGCTGCAGAGAGAGGCTGTGCT GCCGCTGACCATTGCTGAGGTGCAGAAACTTCTGGATGCAAACCTGGTGGGCCTGAAGGCTGAGGAGGGGAACAGCCCGCTGTGGGACTGGATCTCCTGGCAGTCGCAGGAGGACCTGGGCAGTCTGGGGCTGGGGCTCTACGGTGGCACCCCCAATGGctacctggtcctggactttaacGTCCGAG AGGCCTCCTCGGGaggccctcacctcctcagaCTAGGACCTGGACCTGTGCTCACTGTGACCCCAAGTCTGCTCCTGGCCTTAATCCTGAACTGA